In a genomic window of Scyliorhinus torazame isolate Kashiwa2021f chromosome 5, sScyTor2.1, whole genome shotgun sequence:
- the LOC140418622 gene encoding uncharacterized protein has protein sequence MEGKSTVHSGEKPYTCCVCGQDFNQSSDLSQHKCSHNGETLWKCGDCGKGFNYQSKLETHQRIHTGERPFTCSVCGRGFTQPSTLLTHQRVHTGERPFTCSQCGKGFINSTNLLTHQRVHTGERPFTCSKCGKGFTRSSDLLTHQRVHTGERPFTCSECGKGFTLSSDLLTHQRIHTGERPFTCSMCGKGFTRSSHLQRHKQVHTDERPFKCPDCGQCFKCSWDLVSHQRAHTDERPFTCPDCGTGFRRSSDLITHQRVHTGERPFTCSRCGKTFTQSSNLLRHQRAHSVKRPFTLSVFGKGLIQTATLLTQQRGLPEEIPFT, from the coding sequence atggaaggaaaaagcaccgttcacagtggggagaaaccgtacacgtgttgtgtgtgtggacaagaCTTCAACCAATCATCTGACCTCTCACAACATAAATGCAGTCACAACGGGGAGAcactgtggaaatgtggggactgtgggaagggattcaattaccaatCGAAGCTTGAAActcatcaacgcattcacactggggagaggcctttcacctgctccgtgtgtgggaggggattcactcagccatccactctactgacacatcagcgagttcacactggggagaggccgttcacctgctcacagtgtgggaagggtttcattaATTCAAccaatctgctgacacaccagcgagttcacactggggagaggccattcacttgctccaaatgtgggaagggattcactcggtcatccgacctactgacacaccagagagttcacactggggagaggccattcacctgctccgagtgtgggaagggattcactctgtcgtctgatctgctgacacaccagcgaattcacacgggggagagaccattcacctgctccatgtgtggaaagggattcactcggtcatcccatctGCAGAGACACaagcaagttcacactgatgagagaccttttaaatgcccggaTTGTGGCCAGTGCTTTAAATGTTCCTGGGACTTGGTGTCCCATCAACGTGCTCACACTGATGAGAGGCCGTTCACGTGCcctgactgtgggactgggttcaggcgatcatctgacctcattacacaccagcgggttcacactggggagaggccgttcacctgctccaggtGTGGGAAAACATTCacccagtcatccaacctgctgagacaccagcgagctcacagtgTGAAGAGACCATTCACCTTATCTGTGTTTGGGAAGGGATTAATTCAGACAGCCACCCTTCTAACACAACAGCGAGGTCTCCCTGAGGAGATACCGTTCACCTGA